A window of Parasynechococcus marenigrum WH 8102 contains these coding sequences:
- a CDS encoding class I SAM-dependent methyltransferase: MTDTPSDKRNKANKSRAKIIKQGEALAREAIKHHVNGNLKKAEMAYKEIINSGLQSPIIFSNLGAICQTNGRTEEAIAFYKNAIKIDQRHHDAFSNLGALYKDLGQYNQALDATVKSLKLKPDNPIALLNLGSIYKDLGKLDQALTATVKSIEQNPNSADSFINLGSIYIELGNLDQALASTLKSLELNPGNPIALMNLGSIYRDLGNLDQALASTLKSLEMKPKNPDALMNLGGIYKELGRFNEALSSTLKSLEHKADSPGAINNVMVLLEQAPKGALNTRDLNPAYELLLKRTDISHRKLTGIFLQVFLPKIQEASKPETIINDTNRAFKTLAIDWRFLKSLALTILPHQIIELFFTRLRKEILIITTQKKEITPLIRTLTEALATQCYLNEYIYATSWEEDKLLMQAISETGEQQASINQNLAIIGCYMPLHATHFKPDLIHNYPTPDDTSKSFITTQFIEPSQESEIKKLLHGSLKPSNTISQLVQDMYEENPYPRYKYSDFTHESLVRPISNVIEMETKQKDLFFLNKLTDPETKPQLLIAGCGTGSQIISASRYKNTQITAIDLSRSSLAYAIRKTQEYGMSNITFKQMDILNVSSLKEIFDVIECSGVLHHMQNPDEGLHALVQQLNPGGYIQLGLYSKSARKVITKTREYIRKAGIEASAKNIREFRKKVFAGEIKEILNLLDSWKDFYSLSECRDLCFHPQEHLFTIEKIERLLGSQGLRFCGFIIPTEIESLYNSRFPEDVKITSLRNWGIFEKENPSAFASMYQFWAQKI; encoded by the coding sequence ATGACAGACACACCGAGCGATAAAAGAAACAAAGCAAACAAAAGCCGAGCGAAGATAATCAAACAAGGCGAAGCTCTTGCCAGAGAAGCTATCAAGCACCATGTTAATGGCAACCTAAAAAAAGCCGAAATGGCTTACAAGGAGATCATCAATTCTGGACTGCAAAGCCCCATAATTTTTTCCAATCTAGGCGCAATTTGCCAAACAAACGGCCGCACAGAGGAGGCAATTGCATTTTATAAAAATGCCATCAAAATCGATCAACGCCATCATGATGCATTCAGTAATTTAGGCGCCTTATACAAAGATCTTGGCCAATACAATCAGGCTCTTGATGCAACAGTAAAGTCATTAAAGCTAAAGCCTGACAACCCAATTGCACTTTTAAATCTTGGCAGCATCTACAAAGATCTTGGCAAGCTAGACCAGGCTCTTACCGCCACCGTTAAATCCATAGAACAAAACCCGAATAGCGCAGATTCTTTCATCAATCTAGGAAGCATATACATAGAACTAGGAAACCTTGATCAGGCCCTTGCCTCTACCCTCAAATCCCTAGAGCTCAATCCAGGCAACCCAATCGCTCTTATGAATCTGGGCAGCATTTACAGAGACCTTGGAAACCTTGATCAGGCCCTTGCCTCTACCCTCAAATCCCTAGAGATGAAACCCAAAAACCCCGATGCCCTCATGAATCTGGGCGGAATCTACAAAGAGCTAGGAAGGTTTAACGAAGCCCTCTCTTCCACACTCAAGTCACTTGAACACAAGGCTGATAGCCCTGGCGCCATTAACAATGTCATGGTGCTACTGGAGCAAGCCCCAAAAGGAGCATTAAACACTCGGGACCTAAATCCTGCGTATGAACTATTACTCAAGCGAACAGACATATCTCACCGAAAGCTAACTGGAATATTCCTGCAAGTATTTCTCCCTAAAATCCAAGAAGCTTCAAAACCAGAAACAATCATTAATGACACCAATAGAGCTTTCAAAACACTAGCTATAGACTGGCGGTTTCTCAAGTCTCTAGCCTTGACTATTCTACCTCACCAAATAATTGAATTGTTTTTCACCAGGTTAAGAAAAGAAATCCTTATAATTACCACACAAAAAAAGGAAATAACACCTTTAATAAGAACCTTGACGGAAGCCTTGGCGACACAGTGCTATTTAAATGAATACATCTACGCCACCTCATGGGAGGAGGATAAGTTGTTAATGCAAGCTATCAGCGAAACGGGCGAGCAACAAGCATCTATCAACCAAAATCTTGCCATAATTGGCTGCTACATGCCGCTTCACGCAACACACTTCAAACCAGATTTAATCCATAATTATCCGACCCCTGACGATACCAGCAAATCATTTATTACAACCCAGTTCATAGAGCCATCTCAAGAAAGTGAGATCAAAAAATTACTGCATGGAAGCCTTAAGCCTTCAAACACAATCTCGCAACTAGTTCAAGACATGTACGAGGAGAACCCTTACCCTAGATACAAATACTCAGACTTCACCCATGAATCACTTGTAAGGCCGATCTCTAATGTTATCGAAATGGAAACAAAACAAAAAGATCTTTTCTTCTTGAATAAATTAACAGACCCAGAAACCAAGCCGCAGCTCCTTATTGCTGGCTGCGGAACTGGAAGCCAGATCATCAGCGCCAGTCGTTACAAAAACACTCAAATCACTGCAATTGATCTCAGCAGAAGCAGCCTGGCCTATGCAATAAGAAAGACGCAGGAATATGGGATGAGCAACATCACCTTCAAGCAGATGGACATACTTAATGTCTCTAGCCTCAAAGAAATTTTTGACGTTATTGAATGCAGCGGGGTTCTGCATCACATGCAAAACCCCGATGAAGGGTTACATGCACTAGTTCAACAACTCAATCCAGGAGGCTACATTCAGCTAGGACTCTATAGCAAGTCTGCCCGCAAAGTCATCACTAAAACAAGAGAGTATATTCGCAAAGCAGGAATCGAAGCCAGTGCAAAAAATATACGAGAATTCAGGAAGAAGGTTTTTGCCGGAGAGATCAAGGAAATATTGAATCTTCTAGACTCCTGGAAAGATTTTTACTCTCTTTCAGAATGCAGGGATCTTTGCTTCCACCCTCAGGAACATCTTTTCACAATAGAAAAAATAGAGAGGCTATTAGGATCTCAAGGCCTGAGGTTTTGTGGATTTATCATTCCAACAGAAATCGAGAGCCTCTACAACAGCAGATTTCCAGAAGACGTTAAAATTACATCACTAAGAAACTGGGGCATCTTTGAGAAGGAAAATCCTTCAGCCTTTGCAAGCATGTATCAGTTCTGGGCTCAAAAAATCTAA
- a CDS encoding indolepyruvate ferredoxin oxidoreductase subunit alpha has translation MAHTIVTDVCEGIADCVDACPVACIDQGQGKNKKGTDFYWINFDTCIDCGICLQVCPVEGAILAEERPDLQKGG, from the coding sequence ATGGCCCACACGATCGTCACTGATGTCTGCGAGGGCATTGCCGACTGTGTGGATGCCTGTCCCGTGGCCTGCATCGATCAGGGTCAAGGAAAAAACAAAAAGGGCACCGACTTCTACTGGATCAATTTCGACACCTGCATCGACTGCGGCATCTGTCTGCAGGTGTGCCCTGTGGAAGGCGCCATCCTGGCTGAGGAGCGCCCTGACCTTCAGAAGGGGGGGTGA
- the pstC gene encoding phosphate ABC transporter permease subunit PstC, giving the protein MSNEKDNQYLLRNRPPSEKLVDVGFKNLAVILASMVAVVLFFILIVVFQGSLESMGRYGWQFLNTSDWNPVDDEYGAGAAIYGTLVTSLLSLLIAVPLGVGTAIFITENIIPRRIRDVIGVMVELLAAIPSVVLGLWAIFVLEPFIRPVLELLYQLFNWIPFFSTPPMGPGTIPAVLILVVMILPIITAISRDSLNQVPQKLRQAAYGIGTTRWGAIMNVMLPAAVSGIVGGVMLALGRAMGETMAVTMIIGNSNNFSISLLAPGNTIAAMLANQFGEADGSQVSSLMYAAFILIIMTLAVNIFAQWLVKRLSLKY; this is encoded by the coding sequence ATGTCCAACGAAAAGGACAATCAGTACCTTCTGCGGAACCGACCTCCGTCAGAAAAGCTGGTGGACGTTGGATTTAAGAACCTCGCTGTGATCCTGGCCTCAATGGTCGCCGTGGTGTTGTTCTTTATCCTCATCGTGGTCTTCCAGGGCAGCCTTGAGTCGATGGGGCGTTACGGCTGGCAGTTCCTCAATACATCCGATTGGAATCCGGTTGACGATGAATATGGCGCAGGAGCCGCCATCTATGGAACGTTGGTCACCTCCCTGCTGTCGTTGCTGATCGCCGTTCCATTGGGCGTTGGCACTGCGATTTTCATCACTGAAAACATCATTCCGCGACGTATTCGCGATGTGATTGGTGTGATGGTCGAATTGCTGGCGGCAATTCCCTCGGTTGTTCTGGGCCTCTGGGCCATTTTCGTGTTGGAGCCATTCATTCGACCAGTACTTGAATTGCTGTATCAGTTGTTCAACTGGATCCCCTTTTTCAGCACCCCACCCATGGGTCCCGGAACGATTCCTGCGGTCTTGATTCTGGTAGTGATGATCCTGCCCATCATCACGGCCATCTCCCGAGATTCCCTGAATCAGGTTCCTCAAAAACTACGACAGGCGGCCTACGGCATCGGCACAACCCGTTGGGGAGCAATCATGAACGTGATGCTGCCCGCAGCGGTTTCAGGAATTGTTGGAGGCGTGATGCTGGCGCTTGGACGCGCCATGGGCGAAACCATGGCGGTAACCATGATCATTGGTAATTCCAACAACTTCAGCATTTCATTGCTGGCACCCGGCAACACAATTGCAGCCATGCTGGCCAATCAGTTCGGTGAAGCTGATGGCTCTCAGGTGTCATCCCTGATGTATGCGGCATTCATTCTGATCATCATGACCCTTGCGGTGAACATCTTCGCCCAATGGCTTGTGAAGCGTCTCAGCCTTAAGTACTGA
- a CDS encoding inositol monophosphatase family protein, translating into MTSSICSSAASDAGLNADRLGALVTVARQAADAGGAELMRHYGRLSSVESKGRIGDLVTNADLAAERVVLEVLDRETPDIAVLAEESGAAGEQDSLRWCVDPLDGTTNFTHGYPFFATSIGLTFRQRPILGAIAVPFLGETYWGAPGHGAHCNDSNIQVSRCERLEDSLLVTGFAYDRHTRLDNNYAQFCWFTHRTRGVRRGGAAAVDLAFVAAGRQDGYWERGLAPWDLAAGVALVELSGGTISGYGGEEFDLRSGRVVAAGPALHPTIVDVLAQVKPLSGDAFGAPEVTAMGS; encoded by the coding sequence ATGACCTCATCGATCTGCAGTTCAGCGGCCAGTGATGCTGGTCTCAACGCCGACAGGCTTGGCGCCCTTGTGACTGTGGCGCGACAGGCCGCTGACGCAGGTGGGGCTGAGTTGATGCGCCACTACGGGCGGCTGAGCTCTGTTGAAAGCAAAGGGCGCATTGGTGATCTCGTCACCAATGCGGATCTGGCAGCCGAACGCGTTGTTCTTGAGGTGCTCGACAGAGAAACCCCAGACATCGCTGTTCTGGCAGAAGAAAGCGGTGCCGCCGGTGAACAGGACAGTCTGCGTTGGTGCGTCGATCCCCTGGATGGCACCACCAACTTCACCCACGGGTACCCATTCTTCGCCACATCGATCGGCCTGACGTTTCGTCAACGGCCGATTCTGGGAGCCATCGCCGTTCCGTTCCTGGGAGAGACGTACTGGGGTGCTCCAGGTCATGGAGCCCACTGCAACGACAGCAACATTCAGGTGAGCCGTTGCGAGCGACTGGAGGACTCCCTTCTTGTGACTGGGTTTGCCTACGACCGCCACACGCGACTCGACAACAACTACGCCCAGTTCTGCTGGTTCACCCATCGGACCCGAGGGGTTCGCCGAGGTGGTGCCGCTGCTGTGGATCTGGCCTTTGTGGCTGCCGGTCGTCAGGACGGTTACTGGGAACGAGGACTGGCGCCCTGGGACCTTGCTGCCGGTGTGGCGCTGGTGGAACTCTCGGGTGGAACGATCAGCGGATATGGAGGGGAGGAGTTCGATCTCCGCAGCGGCCGCGTGGTGGCGGCAGGCCCGGCATTGCATCCGACCATTGTTGACGTGCTGGCCCAGGTGAAGCCTTTATCCGGTGATGCCTTCGGTGCACCGGAGGTCACGGCCATGGGATCCTGA
- a CDS encoding 2Fe-2S iron-sulfur cluster-binding protein, with translation MGTSHRITIHWRQEQRTITHDVPEGEYILQSFERQGDPLPFSCRNGCCTSCAVRVKQGQLDQREAMGLSHELRQQGYGLLCVARAIGPLEAETQDEDEVYDLQFGRHFGRGKVTAGLPLDEE, from the coding sequence ATGGGCACCAGTCACCGCATCACCATTCACTGGCGCCAGGAACAACGAACCATCACCCACGACGTTCCAGAGGGGGAATACATCCTCCAAAGCTTCGAGCGTCAGGGCGATCCCTTGCCCTTTTCATGCCGCAACGGCTGCTGCACCAGCTGTGCCGTCCGGGTGAAACAAGGGCAACTCGATCAACGCGAGGCGATGGGCCTTTCCCATGAGCTGAGGCAACAGGGCTATGGCTTGCTGTGCGTGGCTCGAGCCATCGGACCCCTCGAAGCCGAAACCCAGGACGAAGATGAGGTGTACGACCTGCAGTTCGGCCGCCATTTTGGCCGCGGCAAGGTGACGGCAGGACTACCCCTGGACGAGGAATGA
- the pstB gene encoding phosphate ABC transporter ATP-binding protein PstB, whose amino-acid sequence MTTSQLQTEQHQVSDDTAISIQNVTISYGSYEAVKNVYCDVPRGKVTAFIGPSGCGKSTVLRALNRMNDLIEGCSLKGRVLFDGVDLYGASVDPVEVRRRIGMVFQQPNPFPKSIYENIAFGARINGFTGDMDELVERSLRQAAVWDECKDKLNESGYSLSGGQQQRLCIARTIAIQPEVILMDEPCSALDPISTLKIEETMHELKKSFTIVIVTHNMQQAVRVSDMTAFYNAEAVEGGSGKVGYLVEFNETEKIFNSPQQQATQDYVSGRFG is encoded by the coding sequence ATGACCACATCACAACTTCAAACTGAACAGCATCAGGTCTCGGACGACACCGCGATCTCGATCCAGAACGTCACCATCAGTTACGGCAGCTACGAAGCCGTGAAGAACGTCTACTGCGATGTTCCACGCGGAAAAGTCACCGCCTTCATCGGTCCATCCGGCTGCGGTAAGTCGACGGTGCTGCGTGCCCTCAATCGCATGAACGATCTGATCGAGGGATGTTCCCTCAAGGGTCGTGTTTTGTTCGACGGTGTCGATCTTTACGGTGCCAGTGTTGACCCTGTTGAAGTGCGCCGTCGGATCGGGATGGTGTTCCAGCAGCCCAACCCTTTCCCCAAGAGCATCTACGAGAACATTGCCTTCGGTGCCCGGATCAACGGTTTCACCGGTGACATGGATGAACTGGTGGAACGGTCCCTGCGGCAGGCCGCCGTCTGGGACGAATGCAAGGACAAGCTGAATGAAAGCGGTTATTCCCTCTCGGGTGGTCAGCAGCAGCGCCTCTGCATTGCACGCACGATCGCCATCCAGCCGGAAGTGATCCTGATGGATGAACCTTGTTCGGCTCTGGATCCGATCTCCACTTTGAAGATTGAGGAAACGATGCACGAACTCAAGAAGAGCTTCACCATCGTGATCGTGACCCACAACATGCAACAGGCCGTTCGCGTCAGCGACATGACGGCGTTCTACAACGCAGAAGCAGTTGAAGGCGGCAGCGGCAAGGTGGGCTACCTGGTGGAGTTCAACGAGACCGAGAAGATCTTCAACTCTCCTCAACAGCAGGCCACTCAGGACTACGTCTCGGGCCGTTTCGGTTGA
- the pstA gene encoding phosphate ABC transporter permease PstA has translation MTSLYSNRASEGIPDLSYKPSLARNVGSRVLTVIAGIFSAVAVLPLILVLGYVIVKGGSKISLALFTELPPPPGLDGGGIANAIVGTIVVTVIAALIAIPIGVGGGIYLAEYSRSGWFAQFIRFGTNVLSGVPSIIAGVFIYGTIVTSRVLFGNAYSALAGGMALSILMLPTVIKTTDEGLKLVSDDLRQAALGVGASRFVTIVRITLPTAFTPIATGVVLAIARAAGETAPLIFTALFSPFWSDLLSTDGIFAPIATLSVLIYNFAIMPYEFHNELAWSASFVLVVMILGLNLFSRWLARFAAK, from the coding sequence ATGACTTCTCTTTACTCCAATCGCGCTTCCGAGGGGATTCCTGACCTCTCATATAAACCAAGTCTTGCTAGAAATGTAGGTAGCAGAGTCCTCACAGTTATTGCTGGCATCTTTTCAGCGGTGGCTGTTCTGCCGTTGATCCTCGTTCTTGGCTACGTCATCGTGAAAGGTGGCAGCAAGATCTCTCTTGCTTTGTTCACGGAATTGCCTCCGCCACCGGGACTTGATGGTGGTGGTATTGCCAATGCCATTGTTGGCACGATTGTCGTTACCGTGATTGCTGCATTGATCGCCATACCTATTGGTGTAGGCGGCGGAATTTATCTCGCTGAGTACTCTCGTAGCGGTTGGTTTGCCCAATTCATCCGCTTCGGAACGAACGTCCTTTCTGGTGTACCGTCGATTATCGCCGGTGTGTTCATTTACGGAACGATTGTCACCAGTCGCGTGCTGTTCGGTAATGCCTACAGCGCACTGGCTGGCGGCATGGCGCTCTCCATTCTGATGTTGCCAACGGTGATTAAAACCACTGACGAAGGTCTCAAGCTCGTCTCAGACGACTTGCGACAGGCAGCATTGGGAGTTGGTGCGTCCAGATTCGTCACCATCGTGCGAATAACTCTGCCGACGGCATTCACTCCCATTGCCACAGGAGTAGTTCTGGCGATTGCCAGAGCCGCTGGTGAAACAGCCCCATTGATCTTCACTGCCCTGTTCTCGCCCTTCTGGTCTGATCTTTTGTCCACCGATGGAATCTTTGCGCCAATCGCAACGTTGTCGGTTCTAATCTACAACTTCGCGATCATGCCCTATGAATTCCATAACGAACTGGCCTGGTCCGCATCATTCGTGCTCGTTGTGATGATCCTCGGCCTGAATCTCTTCTCCCGTTGGCTGGCCCGATTTGCTGCCAAGTGA
- a CDS encoding ATP phosphoribosyltransferase regulatory subunit — protein sequence MALQPAAGARDLNPRQVESNRALSERLASVFRLWGYDEVSPPRVERLDTLMAGGAIASEDVVRLVADEPLGLRPEMTASIARAACTRLASRPRPLRLWASGTVFQSRAADEGGQCIEENLQCGVELFGVAPIEAEMELLSLLMAAVERLDFQAQHQPRLLMGHTGLMDLLLSPVPPVLRDAVRAALIQYDRLGLETIELEEGLRATLLSLLDCRGTPNEVLERLSSCFGAQALFDDLHRLCRQLQGPAAAQGVRLQLDPTFQPRFELYTGLVFQLVCDTHSAPVVVARGGRYDDLVRRCGAQPGQDFGAGFSLAIDPIRELLSDSSSNPTVAPQLMVAFSERSTLEAALERQRWWHQQGRSAVIELHPFSTRSLAEQQATDQGGFQLDWIDP from the coding sequence ATGGCGCTGCAACCCGCAGCTGGCGCGAGGGATCTGAATCCACGTCAGGTGGAATCCAACCGGGCGCTCAGCGAACGGCTGGCGTCTGTCTTTCGTCTATGGGGCTACGACGAAGTCTCCCCTCCTCGGGTGGAACGTCTTGACACCTTGATGGCTGGTGGAGCCATCGCCAGCGAAGACGTTGTGCGGTTGGTGGCCGATGAGCCCCTGGGCCTTCGCCCGGAGATGACCGCATCCATCGCCAGGGCTGCCTGCACCCGGCTGGCCTCACGGCCCCGGCCGTTGCGTCTCTGGGCGTCTGGAACGGTGTTTCAGTCGAGAGCGGCTGATGAAGGTGGGCAATGCATTGAAGAGAATCTGCAATGCGGTGTGGAGCTGTTCGGTGTTGCACCGATCGAAGCCGAGATGGAGCTGCTCAGCCTGTTGATGGCGGCAGTGGAACGCCTGGACTTTCAAGCTCAGCATCAGCCGCGGCTGTTGATGGGGCACACGGGACTGATGGATCTGTTGCTCAGCCCCGTTCCGCCCGTCCTGCGCGACGCAGTCCGCGCCGCGTTGATTCAATACGACCGCCTCGGGCTGGAAACCATCGAGCTTGAAGAGGGGCTAAGGGCCACCCTGCTGAGCCTGCTGGACTGCCGCGGCACACCGAACGAGGTCCTCGAGCGACTGTCCTCCTGCTTTGGTGCGCAGGCTCTGTTTGACGATCTGCATCGACTCTGCCGCCAGCTGCAGGGACCGGCAGCTGCCCAGGGCGTGAGGCTTCAACTCGATCCCACGTTTCAACCGAGATTTGAGCTCTACACAGGCCTCGTCTTCCAGCTGGTGTGCGACACGCACTCGGCTCCTGTCGTGGTGGCCCGTGGCGGCCGCTACGACGACTTGGTCCGCCGTTGTGGTGCACAACCGGGACAAGACTTTGGTGCGGGCTTCAGCCTCGCGATCGATCCGATCCGGGAATTGTTGAGTGACTCATCGTCCAACCCGACGGTCGCGCCTCAATTGATGGTGGCGTTTTCGGAGCGGTCAACCCTCGAGGCGGCACTGGAGCGGCAGCGCTGGTGGCATCAACAGGGCCGAAGTGCGGTGATTGAACTGCATCCGTTCAGCACTCGGAGCCTGGCTGAACAGCAGGCCACGGACCAAGGTGGCTTCCAACTCGATTGGATCGATCCTTAG
- the dnaK gene encoding molecular chaperone DnaK translates to MGRIVGIDLGTTNSVVAVLEAGRPHVIANAEGGRTTPSVVGYSKDQELLVGQLARRQLVLSPRNTFSNLKRFVGRDWEELEDSSLAVPYTVRANDRGQVRVPCPVTEREYAPEELVASIIRKLVDDASTYLGESVEAAVVTVPAYFNDAQRQATRDAGRLAGIAVERILNEPTAAALAYGFDRSAVRRVLVFDLGGGTFDVSLLRIANGVFDVKATNGDTQLGGNDFDQRIVDWIADAFQAEHGVDLRRDRQALQRLTEAAEKAKQELSGVLTTPISLPFIATGENGPLHVETNLDRSTFEGLCPDLLDRLLMPVQSALRDSGWAADDIDDVVLVGGATRMPMVQQLVRTLVPLDPCQSVNPDEVVAIGAAVQAGILTGELRDLLLNDVTPLSLGLETVGGLMRVLIPRNTPIPVRQSDVFSTSEPNQSSVEIHVWQGERQMASDNKSLGRFRLSGIPPAPRGVPQVQVAFDIDANGLLQVSATDRTTGRKQSVSIQGGSNLNEDEVTALLAEAEARADEDRRKRNQIERRNRAQTLVAQAERRLRDAALELGPYGAERQQRAVEMAMRDVQDCLAQDDLQELDLCLSGLEEALFGLNRRLSAERQSDGRPLQGLRNTLGSLKDELFADDWDDDPWAAPSGPPRGRSLNRRDRDPWDDDFYR, encoded by the coding sequence ATGGGGCGGATCGTCGGGATCGATCTGGGGACCACGAACTCGGTTGTTGCCGTTCTGGAGGCAGGCCGCCCTCACGTGATTGCCAACGCTGAGGGTGGCAGGACCACCCCATCGGTGGTTGGTTACAGCAAAGACCAGGAACTGCTGGTGGGACAGCTGGCGAGACGTCAGCTTGTGCTGAGCCCTCGCAACACGTTCTCCAACCTCAAGCGTTTCGTGGGACGCGACTGGGAAGAACTGGAGGACAGCAGCCTTGCCGTGCCTTACACGGTCCGTGCCAATGACCGAGGTCAGGTGCGCGTTCCTTGTCCCGTGACGGAACGGGAGTATGCGCCAGAGGAGCTGGTGGCCAGCATCATCCGCAAGCTTGTGGACGATGCCAGCACTTACCTGGGCGAATCCGTTGAAGCGGCAGTCGTCACTGTTCCGGCTTATTTCAACGACGCCCAGCGCCAAGCCACCCGCGATGCCGGTCGTTTGGCCGGCATCGCCGTTGAGCGCATTCTCAATGAACCTACTGCTGCCGCCCTGGCCTATGGCTTCGATCGCAGTGCCGTTCGTCGCGTTCTTGTGTTTGATCTTGGTGGTGGCACATTCGATGTGTCGTTGCTCCGGATTGCGAACGGAGTGTTCGACGTCAAGGCCACCAATGGGGATACACAACTGGGCGGCAATGATTTTGATCAGCGGATCGTGGACTGGATCGCTGATGCCTTTCAGGCTGAGCATGGGGTGGATCTGCGGCGGGACCGACAGGCCCTTCAACGCCTGACCGAAGCGGCTGAAAAGGCCAAACAGGAACTGTCCGGCGTTCTCACAACACCGATCTCCCTGCCGTTCATCGCAACGGGTGAGAACGGCCCACTGCACGTGGAGACCAATCTTGATCGCAGCACGTTTGAAGGTCTCTGCCCAGACCTGCTCGATCGTCTGTTGATGCCCGTCCAGTCCGCGTTGCGCGACTCCGGCTGGGCTGCGGATGACATCGATGATGTGGTGCTTGTGGGAGGCGCCACCCGCATGCCCATGGTTCAGCAACTGGTGCGCACCCTGGTGCCGCTTGATCCCTGCCAATCGGTGAACCCCGATGAAGTGGTGGCCATCGGCGCCGCCGTTCAGGCCGGCATCCTCACCGGGGAACTGCGGGATCTGTTGCTGAACGACGTCACACCTCTTTCCCTGGGGCTGGAGACGGTCGGTGGTCTGATGAGGGTGTTGATCCCTCGCAACACCCCGATTCCTGTGCGTCAGTCCGATGTGTTCAGCACGTCGGAACCGAATCAGTCCTCGGTGGAGATCCACGTCTGGCAAGGCGAACGGCAGATGGCTTCAGACAACAAGTCGCTCGGACGTTTCCGACTGTCCGGAATTCCGCCAGCTCCCCGTGGTGTCCCGCAGGTTCAGGTGGCGTTTGACATCGATGCCAACGGGCTACTGCAGGTGAGTGCCACGGACCGCACCACCGGCAGAAAGCAGTCGGTGTCGATTCAAGGCGGATCCAACCTCAACGAGGATGAAGTCACCGCACTGCTTGCTGAAGCGGAGGCGCGGGCGGATGAGGACCGCCGCAAGCGCAACCAGATTGAACGCCGCAACCGTGCCCAGACGCTTGTTGCCCAGGCGGAACGTCGCCTGCGCGATGCCGCCCTGGAACTGGGGCCCTATGGGGCGGAACGTCAGCAGCGCGCTGTGGAGATGGCAATGCGCGATGTGCAGGATTGTCTTGCTCAGGACGATTTGCAGGAACTGGATCTGTGCCTCAGTGGCCTTGAGGAAGCCTTGTTCGGCTTGAACCGGCGCCTGTCTGCTGAGCGTCAGTCCGATGGACGCCCGCTTCAGGGCTTACGCAACACGCTTGGCTCACTTAAGGACGAGTTGTTCGCTGATGACTGGGACGATGATCCCTGGGCAGCCCCGAGTGGTCCACCACGGGGACGCAGCCTGAACCGCCGGGATCGTGATCCCTGGGACGATGACTTCTACCGCTGA